AGTCCGTATCCGGCCGAGGATGAATTCCTTATGAAAACCGTTGATGGGCAAACCCTTTTCATCCGGCCGGTCAAGCCTGAGGATGCCCCACTTTTTACAGCATTGTTCAAGGTACTTTCTCCTACTACAATTTACTACCGATTTTTCAGCGCTGTAAAAGAATTAAACCCCAAAATGCTGGCCCGGTTCACCCAGATTGATTACGATCGGGAGATCGCTCTGGTTGCCATAGATGAAACATCCAAAACTGATAGGATGCTGGGTGTTGCCAGGATCATTGGAGATGCAGATTCGCAGACGGGTGAGTTCGCCGTTTTGGTGGGAGACAATTGGCACGGCAAAGGCATTGGGGTGTGTCTGTTAGAGAAATGTTTGTCCATTGCTGCGAAAAGAAGATTTAGAGTGGTTCACGGCTTTGTGCTAAAAACGAATAGGAATATGCTGGCGCTTGGGAGAAAGCTTGGATTTGAAATAGAAAAAGATCTGGATACCGATGGATATAAATTAGTTATTCAATTAGAGGGAAGTTAGCAAATATATCAGTGAAACCAGGGAATATCGATCCGAAGAGATCGCAAAAGTCCTTGCCGCCTCCAAGCGTGATCCGGCTCTATACAGAACGGTTTTCAGGACCGGTGTCCCGTTCGAGGAGATCCTGGCCGCAATCGAGGAAGAAACGGCGGACATTCTCGTCATGGGAACAAAAGGCCGGACCGATTTGGCTGACTTTTTTTATGGCTCCACCGCCGAGAAAATGTTTCGTCGGTGTCCCATTCCGTTGTTGAGCATTCGTCTGAAAACCAATGATTAAAAAAAAGAAGGAAAAGATGCAGAAAAACAATTTGATTAAAAACCCAAACCTGTTTCCGCGAATCACAGATATACCCCAACCCCTTCTAAAGGACATGCCCTGCATTCAGACCGGTTATCTCGTGGATGGTGAGATTCAGGTTTGGGACGGCCCGCGTCAGGAGGTTCTCTCGCCCGTTTGGGTGGCAGGCGATACTGGCCCGAAGCCCTTTTTAATTGGTGAATATCCGCTGTTGACGGAAAAGGAAGCGTTACAGGCACTTGATGCAGCAGTCGCAGCTTATGATCACGGGCGTGGCCTCTGGCCCACCCTTTCCGTTGCAGATCGAATTGACCATATGGAGCAGTTCCTTTTTCGAATGATTGAGGTAAAGGAACGGGTGGTGAGGTTTCTGATGTGGGAGATTGGGAAATCTTTAGTGGATTCTCAAAAGGAATTCGACCGGACAATTCAATACATCAACGATACACTTGCCGCCCTTAAAGATCTGGATCGAACTTCTTCCAGGTTTTCCATGGAGGAAGGCATCATCGGCCAGATTAGGCGTGCCCCCTTAGGCGTTGTTCTGTGCATGGGACCGTTCAATTATCCGCTCAACGAAACCTTCACCACACTGATACCTGCGCTTGTCATGGGAAATTCGGTCATCTTAAAACCTCCCAAGCATGGTGCGCTTCTTTATGCACCGCTGCTGGAAGCGTTTTGCCAGATTTTTCCAAAAGGGGT
Above is a window of uncultured Desulfobacter sp. DNA encoding:
- a CDS encoding GNAT family N-acetyltransferase, whose protein sequence is SPYPAEDEFLMKTVDGQTLFIRPVKPEDAPLFTALFKVLSPTTIYYRFFSAVKELNPKMLARFTQIDYDREIALVAIDETSKTDRMLGVARIIGDADSQTGEFAVLVGDNWHGKGIGVCLLEKCLSIAAKRRFRVVHGFVLKTNRNMLALGRKLGFEIEKDLDTDGYKLVIQLEGS